In Marivivens aquimaris, one genomic interval encodes:
- a CDS encoding extracellular solute-binding protein — protein MKHRRAASSIALAKPTQSGHLMLLGGVVLAAGAFASQAFAQDDNLITTHGISTYGNLVYDDPSFEHLDYVNPDAPKGGEISVWMTGGFDNMNPYATQEGTPGYLSSMMYESMLVGTADDPDGAYCYLCTTMEYPESKDWVIFHLRDDVEFSDGTPLTAADIEFSFNLLLEQGTESYRFGVSKMIDTVEVIDDRTIKFTFNPDAPRNGLIEQMGATSIFSKKWYEETGARLDEARFETSPGTGPYTVGSYEVNHQIIYERNPDFWGEDVPLNIGRNNFDSIRVEYFADTNVAFEAFKAGEFTFRQENSSLSWATAYDFPAINNGWVKKEALDKGNVPSATGFVFNLTKEKFQDPKVREAISLMFNFTWTNDNLQYGLFSQRESFWQGTDLQANGVPEGRELEILESVSDLIDPSILTDEVTTPHTSGDSQLDRRNLRQALALMEEAGYVPGPNGMLEKDGQPLTLEFLGYAPTIERVVAPFIDNLRRLGVDAEWNQIDSVQYMERTRGFDFDMTLDGYNVGLIEGESLGQRFGSDGAGDVFNPAHYSNPAVDQIIEIVKNADSYDEMTAGVRAIDRIMRKDLYIVPVWYLPNYWVAYYDMYEHPDPLPPYDLGYLDFWWYNADKGQALKEAGALRNGL, from the coding sequence ATGAAGCATCGCCGCGCCGCTAGTTCGATTGCACTCGCCAAACCAACGCAGAGCGGACATCTCATGCTTCTTGGCGGCGTCGTGCTTGCCGCAGGCGCCTTCGCAAGCCAAGCCTTTGCGCAGGATGACAACCTCATCACCACGCACGGCATCTCGACCTACGGCAATCTCGTCTATGATGATCCGAGTTTCGAACACCTCGACTACGTAAACCCCGATGCGCCCAAAGGCGGCGAAATCTCGGTCTGGATGACCGGCGGTTTCGATAACATGAACCCCTACGCGACCCAAGAGGGCACCCCCGGCTATCTGTCGTCGATGATGTACGAGAGCATGTTGGTTGGCACTGCGGACGATCCGGATGGTGCGTACTGTTACCTCTGCACCACGATGGAGTACCCCGAGAGCAAGGACTGGGTGATCTTCCACCTGCGCGACGATGTCGAATTCTCGGACGGTACGCCGCTGACTGCTGCGGATATCGAGTTCAGCTTCAACCTGCTGCTGGAGCAGGGCACCGAATCCTATCGTTTCGGCGTCAGCAAGATGATCGACACTGTCGAAGTCATCGACGATCGCACGATCAAGTTCACCTTCAACCCCGACGCTCCGCGCAACGGTCTGATCGAACAGATGGGTGCGACGTCGATCTTCTCGAAGAAGTGGTACGAGGAAACCGGCGCCCGCCTCGACGAGGCCCGTTTTGAAACCAGCCCCGGCACCGGCCCGTACACGGTCGGCAGCTACGAGGTGAACCACCAGATCATCTACGAGCGGAACCCCGATTTCTGGGGCGAGGACGTGCCGCTGAACATCGGTCGCAACAACTTCGACAGTATCCGGGTCGAGTACTTCGCCGATACCAACGTTGCCTTTGAAGCGTTCAAGGCAGGTGAATTCACCTTCCGTCAGGAGAATTCGTCGCTCTCATGGGCGACGGCTTACGACTTCCCCGCCATCAACAACGGCTGGGTGAAAAAGGAAGCGCTGGATAAGGGCAACGTCCCGAGCGCGACCGGTTTCGTGTTCAACCTGACCAAAGAGAAGTTCCAGGACCCGAAAGTCCGCGAAGCGATTTCGCTGATGTTCAACTTCACTTGGACCAACGACAACCTTCAGTACGGGCTGTTTTCGCAGCGTGAAAGTTTCTGGCAAGGCACCGACCTTCAGGCCAACGGCGTGCCGGAAGGCCGCGAGTTGGAAATCCTCGAGTCGGTTTCCGACCTGATCGACCCGTCGATCCTCACGGATGAAGTCACCACGCCGCATACTTCTGGCGACAGTCAACTTGACCGCCGCAACCTGCGTCAAGCGCTCGCGCTGATGGAGGAGGCAGGCTACGTACCTGGCCCGAACGGTATGCTAGAAAAAGACGGCCAACCGCTCACTCTTGAATTCCTCGGCTACGCGCCGACCATTGAACGCGTTGTGGCGCCGTTTATCGACAACCTGCGCCGCCTAGGTGTGGATGCCGAATGGAACCAGATCGACTCGGTTCAGTATATGGAGCGGACCCGTGGCTTCGACTTCGACATGACACTGGACGGTTACAATGTCGGCCTGATCGAAGGCGAGAGCCTTGGCCAGCGCTTCGGGAGCGACGGCGCGGGCGATGTCTTCAACCCCGCGCACTACAGCAATCCGGCCGTCGACCAGATCATCGAAATCGTGAAGAACGCCGACAGCTACGATGAAATGACCGCTGGTGTGCGTGCAATCGACCGGATCATGCGCAAGGACCTTTATATCGTGCCGGTTTGGTACCTGCCGAACTATTGGGTCGCCTACTACGACATGTACGAGCACCCCGATCCGCTGCCGCCTTACGATCTGGGCTATCTCGACTTCTGGTGGTACAACGCTGACAAAGGCCAAGCGCTAAAAGAGGCAGGCGCACTGCGGAACGGCCTGTAA
- a CDS encoding c-type cytochrome: MFDTMTMTKVLGGVCGAWLVFLLGGWAAEEIYTANEGGHGDHAQAYVIDTGASDEPAEEGPSFEEVFASADAAAGEKVFRKCASCHKLEEGVNGTGPSLYGVVGRPVDSIEGFAYSGALEEVVDVWTPENLSHFIENPRGFAPGTAMGFAGLPKIQDRADLIAYLSTIGQ, encoded by the coding sequence ATGTTCGACACAATGACGATGACCAAAGTTCTGGGCGGTGTATGTGGCGCCTGGCTTGTTTTTCTGCTGGGCGGCTGGGCCGCTGAGGAAATCTACACCGCCAACGAAGGTGGCCATGGCGATCACGCGCAAGCGTATGTGATCGACACCGGTGCTTCGGATGAGCCGGCTGAAGAAGGTCCGTCGTTTGAAGAAGTCTTCGCAAGCGCCGACGCTGCTGCTGGCGAAAAAGTTTTCCGCAAGTGCGCATCGTGCCACAAGCTCGAAGAAGGCGTGAACGGCACCGGCCCGAGCCTCTACGGCGTTGTTGGCCGTCCGGTCGACAGCATCGAAGGTTTCGCCTATTCGGGCGCGCTGGAAGAGGTCGTCGACGTCTGGACCCCGGAAAACCTGAGCCACTTCATCGAGAACCCGCGCGGCTTCGCACCGGGCACCGCAATGGGCTTCGCCGGTCTGCCGAAAATCCAGGACCGCGCCGACCTGATCGCGTACCTGTCGACCATCGGCCAGTAA